A single genomic interval of Romboutsia ilealis harbors:
- a CDS encoding single-stranded DNA-binding protein, which produces MITVKEDTNIVNLKGRIENNLQFSHEIFGEKFYTTKIKINRLSDSYDVLPITISERLLEEIDLNENKLVKVTGQLRSYNKNIDNKNRLVLTVFARDIKIEDEDNKDPNSIFLDGYVCKEPIYRKTPLGREITDLLVAINRPYNKSDYIPSIVWGRNAKFAKSLKVGDRIQMWGRVQSREYEKKREDGEAIKKVAYEVSISKIKKMSENNND; this is translated from the coding sequence ATGATAACTGTAAAAGAAGATACGAACATAGTTAATTTAAAAGGGAGGATAGAAAATAACTTACAATTTAGTCATGAAATATTTGGAGAAAAATTTTATACTACTAAAATAAAAATAAATAGACTTAGTGATTCATATGATGTTTTACCTATAACTATATCGGAAAGATTATTAGAAGAAATAGATTTAAATGAAAATAAATTAGTTAAAGTTACAGGACAATTAAGATCTTATAACAAAAATATAGATAATAAGAATAGATTAGTATTAACTGTATTCGCAAGAGATATAAAGATAGAAGACGAAGATAATAAAGATCCAAATAGTATATTCTTAGATGGATATGTATGTAAAGAACCAATATACAGAAAAACTCCGCTAGGAAGAGAAATAACTGATTTATTAGTAGCTATAAATAGACCATATAATAAATCTGATTACATACCATCGATAGTATGGGGAAGAAATGCAAAATTTGCTAAGAGTTTAAAAGTTGGCGATAGAATACAAATGTGGGGAAGAGTTCAAAGTAGAGAGTATGAAAAGAAACGTGAAGATGGTGAAGCAATCAAAAAGGTTGCTTATGAAGTTTCTATTTCAAAAATAAAGAAAATGTCAGAAAATAATAATGATTAA
- a CDS encoding alpha/beta-type small acid-soluble spore protein, with amino-acid sequence MSNNNKTVVPAAKAALNQMKLEIANEIGLANYDTVDKGNLTARQNGYVGGYMTKKLVELAEQQMAGK; translated from the coding sequence ATGTCAAACAATAACAAAACTGTAGTTCCAGCAGCTAAAGCAGCTTTAAATCAAATGAAGTTAGAAATAGCTAACGAAATAGGATTAGCAAACTACGATACTGTTGACAAAGGAAACTTAACAGCTAGACAAAATGGATATGTTGGTGGTTATATGACTAAGAAATTAGTTGAATTAGCTGAACAACAAATGGCTGGCAAGTAG
- a CDS encoding polysaccharide deacetylase family protein has protein sequence MKLKSGRTKSLFSTVSFLILTMVLLFGMVYGIRYVCYKQGDTNMPIYKVDTDDKKISLSFDVAWGSNNIDDILEILDKHNAKATFFLVGSWVDDNKELVKKIHSKGHELGNHSNTHSNTTALSDEDIVEEIQITSDKISNLVGEEVSLYRPPFGEVDDKTIDICKSLGYQVIKWDIDSLDWKEIGSRHIVDRVVRNSQPGSIVLFHANVNGVKYYLDDILTKLEEDNYEMVTVSELIYPDNYTVDSNGVQKIKK, from the coding sequence ATGAAATTAAAATCGGGTAGAACTAAATCTTTATTTTCAACTGTATCTTTTTTAATATTAACCATGGTATTGTTATTCGGTATGGTTTATGGAATAAGATACGTCTGTTATAAGCAGGGTGATACAAATATGCCTATATACAAGGTAGATACAGATGATAAAAAAATAAGTTTAAGTTTCGATGTTGCTTGGGGTTCCAATAATATCGATGATATTTTAGAAATATTAGATAAACATAATGCAAAAGCAACTTTCTTTTTAGTAGGAAGCTGGGTAGATGACAACAAAGAATTAGTAAAGAAGATACATAGTAAAGGTCATGAATTAGGAAATCATTCAAATACTCATTCAAATACAACAGCTTTATCAGATGAAGATATAGTAGAAGAGATTCAGATAACATCAGATAAGATATCAAATTTAGTTGGAGAAGAAGTAAGTTTATACAGACCACCATTTGGTGAGGTAGATGATAAAACTATAGACATATGCAAGTCATTAGGATATCAAGTTATAAAGTGGGATATAGATTCATTAGATTGGAAAGAGATAGGTTCGCGCCATATAGTAGATAGAGTTGTTAGAAACTCACAGCCAGGATCTATAGTATTATTTCATGCAAATGTAAATGGTGTGAAATATTATTTAGATGATATATTAACTAAATTAGAAGAAGATAATTATGAAATGGTAACAGTATCAGAGTTAATATACCCAGATAATTATACTGTAGATAGTAATGGTGTTCAAAAAATAAAAAAGTAA
- a CDS encoding class I SAM-dependent methyltransferase encodes MKSILYHDYEPNSDLTDTSDDITCFLDKIKYTIGNHILLVGDIGNLGNRLRTLGVSVTILEDTCYEDICYSLIRNVNCNVVKGNLEFLPFEDKYFDKVIILDHFNHTTNCERVISEINRVLKVDGEVVLEDLNLKNIKVKLKNLKHRLCGENINYHYPNEIIDLFSKVNIKGIMKEIENERYIYIGKRNR; translated from the coding sequence GTGAAAAGCATACTATATCACGATTATGAGCCCAATTCGGATTTAACAGATACTTCTGATGATATAACCTGTTTTTTAGATAAGATAAAGTATACTATAGGCAACCATATATTACTTGTTGGAGATATAGGAAACTTAGGTAACAGACTAAGAACGCTCGGAGTTTCTGTTACAATATTAGAAGATACTTGTTATGAGGATATATGTTATTCCTTAATACGAAATGTAAATTGTAATGTTGTAAAGGGTAACTTAGAATTTTTACCATTTGAAGATAAATATTTTGACAAAGTAATTATATTAGATCATTTTAATCATACTACTAACTGTGAAAGAGTAATAAGCGAGATAAATAGAGTGTTAAAAGTAGATGGAGAAGTTGTATTAGAGGATTTAAATCTAAAGAACATAAAGGTTAAATTAAAGAATTTGAAGCATAGGCTTTGTGGTGAAAACATAAATTATCACTACCCTAATGAAATCATAGATTTATTTTCAAAGGTTAATATTAAAGGTATCATGAAGGAAATAGAGAACGAAAGATATATTTATATAGGTAAGAGAAATAGATAG